The nucleotide window CCCCTGTGTTGGTTGCCAAGTCTAGTTCGCCCAACGTTCTTCCGACTATCACCGAGTCTGGGGAAACGACTATCCTACCTATTATCTCTTCACCTTCAACTATAGTCTCCTTTATTACTGGATGTAGCTCTATGCCTTCGAGCACCATCTTTGCCAAATCCCCAGCTGCGTTCGAGATATCCTCTATTGCGTTGGCCATCTGAATTATCGCTATAACTTGCTCAGCCTCCTTAACGTTTCTGGCCGCTAGAACACCGTGTATCATGAGTTGGTAGTTTAGAATATCTATCCTCTCTTCAAGCTCCAGGACTTCCTCGGCGATCTCCTTATCCCCAAAGAGAATTGAAGCATATGCGAGATCGACCATAAGCTCGACGGTGTCCTTCATCTCTATGAATATTTCCTTAACGCTCTTTGGTTCGTACCTAAACTCTTCAACTTCTTCCATCTCCCCTGGCTCCCTCCAAGATTTAAGTTGACCATTTCCATAAAAATCTTCTGAAGGTCTAGGTTTTTAACGTCCTGGGTAGTTGATAATATGATGCTTGACGATGTCATTAAGGCGATAGAGCTTGAGAGGAGGAAGTTTGAGGAGAGGGCCAATATACTTGAGGAAGTCATTGATAAGAGTAGCTCTTCGATTTCTTCAAAGTACGAGGAGTTATTGAGAAAAAGAAGAGCAAGCTTTTTCGTGTATTCAATCCTCATGATTGGACTTCTCGTAGTGGAGATTATAGTTTTGCTAATCATCAGGGAGAAATTTAACGTCGGGGGGATTAAGATTTCCTTGATACTATTCTTCCTCTTGGCGATACTAGCCTTTACGTTGCTCGGCTTAATAGCCTCAAGAAGTGAAAGCGAGGATTACTCGGTTGAGGACAAGATAACGCTCTATAGAAAGTTGGCAAAGTTCTACTCTAAGCTTAAGGAGGCATTGGAAAGGAAAGACTATGAAAAGCTAAGGGAATTGGCCGACGAAGTTCTAAGTGATCCCCTGCTAGGGAAGGCCATTGAAATTGGTAACATAGGCAGGCCGGAGGCCGTAGCTTATGCTCTCTATTTGTACTTGAACAGAGATAAAGTTGAAAAGTTTGAAGTGGAAGAGGCCATTAACTTGGTTGAAGGCCCCATGAAGTTGCTCCTGAAGGTTGCGTTAGGTGAGGAGGATGAGGATAGAGGTAATCTCAAAGGACGCAATGAATGAACTTTCAAGGGTTTTAAGCAAAGCGGGGATAATGAACAGAACTAGGGAAGAGCTTGACTGGGTTGCCGAACATAAAATAAGCCTCAGGAGGAAGCTTAAGGAGTTAAAATCAATTAAAATTGGGGCGGTTAAGGATAGGGCTAGCGAACTTGAGAGCACCCTGAGGTTTCTAATTGAGAAGCTTAAAGATGGAGAAATAACGCTTGACGATATAGGCGATGATCCCGAGTTAATAGAGGCCCTTGAATCCCTGGAAAGGGGTGGCTACCTCAAAGTGGAAGACAATAGTATAAGGCTCCAGAAAGACGTTGACAGCGTTGAGGATATTGAAGTTGAAGTCTTAATTCCAGTAGAGGAAGTCGCTGACTATTTGGAAGAGTTGGAATCCCTCGGGGCCAAGGTAATCACGGAAGTTTTCTTCGTTAAGAGGTACTATGTTGAGGTCATGGAGGTTGAGCTGGAGGCGATCCAGAAGGCGCTTGAGATAGCAGAGGAATATGCCGATGAGGAGGATATCTTGGAATCTTCAATAGCGGGAATTTCTAAGAGCCTTTTATCAAAGGTAATCCTGGAGCTTGTTAAGGATATAAGGAGGAAGAATGAGCTCGTGGAGATGTTGATGAACATGGAACCCATTGAGCTCGAGGGGGACAAGGGGTCATTGAGGATATACTTCGAAGAGGATGTCCTGGAGGAGATACTCAAGGAGCTTCAAACCCTGGGTTATTTAAAAGTGAAAGGGAACAGGATATGGTTCTACTAGGACTTAGGCAGGTGAGGCAAGATCCAGCTTAGGAACCCATCTAGACTCCTGGTTTGAATGTACACATCCCCGTGACCACTGAATTCAAATACCAAACCCTCACCGCTGAAGAGCGTTGCCTTCAATCCCCCGATTTTCCTTATTCTAAAATCGATTCCCTCCGTGAACGCGACCATATGGCCAGTATCCACTATAACGCTCTCTCCCCTTAATGTTATCTTCTCTATGGCCCCATAGCTCGATAGAAATACTATTCCCTTTCCTTTTAACTCCAGCAAGAAGACTCCCTCTCTTCCGAATATAGTCTTTCCTCCTCCGAACTTGACGTCTATGTCAATTCCTTCACTAGCAACTAAAAATGCACCACTTTGGGCGTATAAGGTTCCATTCAACTCGAGACTTATGATGTCCCCAGGATATCCTGGGGCAAAGCCTACTCTTCCTGGGCCTCGGAAAACGTTCATGAAGAAGCTCTCCCCTCCAAGGACGGATCTCTTTAAGGCTCCTAAAAGCCCACCTCTAGCTTTGGTCTCTATGCTCACCGTTGGATCCATATATACCATTGCCCCTGCTTCCGCTTGAACGGCCTCTCCCTCTCTAAGGTTCACTTCCAAAAGGGAAAAGCTTGGCCTATGCTCAATTCTGTATTCCATGATAAAGCACCCAGGAAATAAAAGGTGAAGACGTTAAAAACCTTATCAATTTCCAGGATCTTCTCCCGTTATTCTCCTGTAGAGCTCTTCATAGGCTTCAATCAAGTCTCCCTTATCAAACCTGAAGACGTCTTTATCTAGGCTCTTCTTCGTCTCTGCGTCCCAGAAGCGGCACGTATCTGGGCTTATCTCATCCGCCAATATTATCTCTCCGTTCTTGTTCTTTCCGAACTCGAGCTTGAAGTCCACAAGTATTATTCCCCTCTTAGCGAGGTAATCCTTTAGAATTTCATTGACCTTGAGCGCTATCTCTTCCATCTTCTTTATCTCCTCCAACGTGATTCCCAGGATTTTGGCGTGATAGTAGTTTATCATTGGGTCATGGAGCTCATCGCTCTTATAGTAAAGCTCGACGATTGGTTCTGGCAACTCGTATCCTTCGGGAAGTGGGAGCCTCTTCTTCAAGCTACCAGCGACAACGTTCCTAACAACGACTTCAAGCGGATACATGTCCAACTTTTCAACTATCAGCTTATTATCGCCGGCAACTCCAATGAAGTGAGTCTTTATTCCATGCTCTTCTAAGAGTTTGAAGAACTTTGCGGATATTTGAGCATTTAACCAGCCTTTGCCCTTGAACTTCGCCTTTTTAACGCCATCGAATGCCGTGGCGTCATCCTTAAACTCCATGATGAACTTGTCATCATCCATGGGTATCATCTTCTTAGCCTTACCCTCATAGACCTCCATAAATTTCACCATTTTCATGTAAAAATCATAATACTTTTAAGATTTTTTAAACAGATTCATGGCAAAGGTGAGAGGGATGAGAGAGAAGTGCGGGATATTCGGTGTAAGCTCTGAGGATGCCGTTAGGAAGACGTATTATGGCTTAATAGCCCTACAACATAGGGGTCAAGAAGGAGCTGGAATAAGCGTTTGGAATGGTAGAATAAGAACGATAAAAGGACATGGTCTCGTCTCTGAAGTTTTCGACGAGAACTCCTTGAACCTTGCAAGTAACATTGCGATAGGCCACGTTAGGTACTCGACGTCCGGCTCTCTAAGTGAAGTTCAACCGTTGGAAGTTAGGTGTTGTGGGTACGAGCTTGCTATAGCCCACAATGGAACCTTGACGAATTTCATACCCCTCAGGAGATTATACGAGGGTATGGGAATTAAGTTCCATTCCTCAGTAGATACCGAGGTGATTGGGATATCCTTCCTTAACCACTATAGTCAAGTGAAAGATGAGTTTGAGGCCATGAGGAGGGTCTTCGAGGAGGTTAAAGGGGCTTACTCAATATTAATCCTCTTCGACGGAAAGATAATAGCGGCAAGGGATCCAGTCGGCTTTAGGCCCTTGGTCTTTGGGGAGGGCGATGGATACTATTTTGCCTCGGAGGATTCCGCCCTAAGGATGTTTGGGCTGGAAACAAGGGATGTTCTTCCTGGGGAGGTCTTCGTAATCGATGGAGAAAGCTATGAGAGTAAAGTTCTTGCCAGGGAGAAACATGCCTACTGCGTTTTTGAATACATCTACTTCGCAAGACCAGATAGCACGTTGAACGGGATAAACGTTTACTGTGCCCGCTATAGGATGGGGGTTGAGCTCGCCAGGGAAAGTCCAGCTGAAGGAGACGTTGTGATTGCGGTTCCAGATTCTGGGAGAACGGCCGCTTTAGGATTTGCCCACGAAAGTGGAATCCCTTATATGGAAGGCCTAATAAAGAACCGCTACATAGGGAGGACTTTCATAATGCCAAGCGGCAGAGGGTTGAAAGTTAAGCTCAAGCTGTCTCCAGTTA belongs to Pyrococcus abyssi GE5 and includes:
- a CDS encoding TIGR00266 family protein, whose translation is MEYRIEHRPSFSLLEVNLREGEAVQAEAGAMVYMDPTVSIETKARGGLLGALKRSVLGGESFFMNVFRGPGRVGFAPGYPGDIISLELNGTLYAQSGAFLVASEGIDIDVKFGGGKTIFGREGVFLLELKGKGIVFLSSYGAIEKITLRGESVIVDTGHMVAFTEGIDFRIRKIGGLKATLFSGEGLVFEFSGHGDVYIQTRSLDGFLSWILPHLPKS
- the purF gene encoding amidophosphoribosyltransferase, with the translated sequence MAKVRGMREKCGIFGVSSEDAVRKTYYGLIALQHRGQEGAGISVWNGRIRTIKGHGLVSEVFDENSLNLASNIAIGHVRYSTSGSLSEVQPLEVRCCGYELAIAHNGTLTNFIPLRRLYEGMGIKFHSSVDTEVIGISFLNHYSQVKDEFEAMRRVFEEVKGAYSILILFDGKIIAARDPVGFRPLVFGEGDGYYFASEDSALRMFGLETRDVLPGEVFVIDGESYESKVLAREKHAYCVFEYIYFARPDSTLNGINVYCARYRMGVELARESPAEGDVVIAVPDSGRTAALGFAHESGIPYMEGLIKNRYIGRTFIMPSGRGLKVKLKLSPVREVVNGKRVVLVDDSIVRGTTMTRIVKMLRDAGAREVHVRIASPPIRYPCYMGIDIPTRHELIAAWRSIEDIRKEIGADSLAYLSIEGLKRAVGTKNLCMACLTGEYPEWAFNF
- a CDS encoding potassium channel family protein; amino-acid sequence: MEEVEEFRYEPKSVKEIFIEMKDTVELMVDLAYASILFGDKEIAEEVLELEERIDILNYQLMIHGVLAARNVKEAEQVIAIIQMANAIEDISNAAGDLAKMVLEGIELHPVIKETIVEGEEIIGRIVVSPDSVIVGRTLGELDLATNTGVWIIAVRRGKRWIFGPDESFKIRAGDILIGRGTRTSIEHLKEIARGAIRVVGNERA
- the purC gene encoding phosphoribosylaminoimidazolesuccinocarboxamide synthase, which gives rise to MEVYEGKAKKMIPMDDDKFIMEFKDDATAFDGVKKAKFKGKGWLNAQISAKFFKLLEEHGIKTHFIGVAGDNKLIVEKLDMYPLEVVVRNVVAGSLKKRLPLPEGYELPEPIVELYYKSDELHDPMINYYHAKILGITLEEIKKMEEIALKVNEILKDYLAKRGIILVDFKLEFGKNKNGEIILADEISPDTCRFWDAETKKSLDKDVFRFDKGDLIEAYEELYRRITGEDPGN